DNA from Mesorhizobium sp. DCY119:
CTGGAAGCCGTCGGCACCGAGGTCCATCGACGCCTCTATCAGCGAGCCGGAGGTGCGGCGGAAGCGGGCGACCGCGTTGTTGTAGACCACGACGACGCAGAAGGTGGCGTGGCCGAGAATGATCGTCCAGAACGAGAACGGAATTTCGGCCAGGCTGAAGGCTGAGCGGAGCGCAATGCCGGTGATGATGCCGGGCAGCGCGATGGGCAGGATGACCAGCAGCGAGATCACCTCACGGCCGAAGAATTTCGTCTGGCTGACGGCGGCGGCACACAGCGTGCCGAGCACCAGCGCAATCGCCGTCGACACCGCCGCGACCTTGACCGACAGGCCAAGGGCTGCCCACACATCAGGCCGGTTCCAGGCAACGGCGAGCCATTGCGTGGTGAGACCGGGCGGCGGCCACTGATAGCTCTTTTCCTCCGTCGTGAAGGCATAGACGAAGATCAACAGGATCGGCAGATGCAGGAACAGCAGGCCTGCGCCGGCGGCGATCTTGAGGCCGAGCGGGGCGGATTGATGGCGGTCAGAGCGCATGGGAACCTCGCGCACTTACGCTGACGTATTTACCCCCACCCCTAACCCCTCCCCACAAGGGGGAGGGGAATCTTTCCACCTCGCCCTCGGCAGGGACACACTCAGACAAAGAAAAATTCGGCAAGAATGAATGCATGAGAGATCCCCCTCCCCCTTGTGGGGAGGGGTTAGGGGTGGGGGTCATCTCCGAAGAACTAAAGCGCATCGAACGCCCCCATACGCTTGGCGGCCCAGAGATAGATCCCCATGATCACGACCGGGACCACGGTAAAAGCCGCCGCCAGCGGAATGTTGCCCGCCGTGCCCTGCTGGGCATAGACGGCCTGCCCGATGAACAGCCGCGACGTGCCGATGATCTGCGGGATGATGTAATCGCCCAGCGTCAGCGAGAAGGTGAAGATGGAGCCGGCGACGATGCCCGGCAGGGCCAGCGGAAACAGCACGTTGCGGAAGGTCTGGCCGGGGGTTGCCCCGAGATCGGACGAGGCTTCGACCAGATTGCCCGGCACGCGCTCGAGGGCTGCCTGTATCGGCAGGATCATGAAGGGCAGCCAGACATAGACGAAGACGATGAAGGTGCCGGTGAAGGAAACCGACAGCGAATTGCCGCCGACATAGGGCAAAGACAGCCAGGCATCGAGCAGCCACGACAGATGCAGCTTGGCGAACAGCCAGGTGAGAATGCCTTCCTTGGCGAGGATGAGTTTCCAGGCATAGATCTTGACCAGATAGCTCGACCACAGCGGCAGCATGATGCCGAGATAAAACAGCGCCTTCCATTTGCCGCGGGCATAACGCGCCGCAAAATAGCCGATGGGAAAAGCCACGACCGCCGAGGCCAGCGTGACGCAGGCGGCCATGGTCACCGTGCGGACGATGATGTCGAAATTGGCCGGGCGCAGCAGCTCGCCATAGGTCTTCAGCGTGAATTCGCGGTTGATGAGGCCGGAAAAATCATCGATCGAAAAGAAGCTCTGCAGCAGCAGTGCGAACAGCGAGCCGAGATAGACGACGCCGAGCCACAGAAGCGGCGGCGTCAGCATCAAGAGCAGAAGCAATTTCGGCTTGCGCCAGAAGATATCCGACAACGCCCCCGCAATACCGCCGCGGCTGGGCAGGATGACCGGCGCTGTATGGGCCTGAAGGGCGGTGGAGGTATTCATCCCGCATCCCTCCAACGCCGGCGCTTGGGCTGCCCCAACCGAGACGTCATCCTGGTCAAGGAAGCGGAGCGACCGCGAGCCGGGACCCATTCCGGAACGCCGTCTGGCACTGGACCGCTACGGAATGGGTCCCGGATAGCCGCTCTTCGCTCCGCTTCAAGCGGCTTCCGGGATGACGCGGTGCGGGTGTGTGCGGCTGCGCTCATGCCGGCTCGTCCATCAAATGAAGATCGGCCGGCAGCCAGACGAGCGAGACATTTGCGCCGTCGTCCGGCACGGGCTGGCCGGCGGGCGTTATGACATGCAGGCGGGTGCCTTCGGCATCGACGGTGAGCCGGTTGGTCGCGCCGAGAAAGCTGCGCGCGCGCACGGTGCCGGACACGCCCTGCCCCGCCTTTTCGGCCAGCCTGATCTTCTCCGGCCGCAGGCTCGCCCAGCGGCGCTTGCCGCCATGGCGGGCGACGAAATCGGGCGACAGAACGTTGGAGGAGCCGACGAAATCGGCGACGAAACGCGATTGCGGCCGCTCGTAGATATCCTGCGGCGTGCCGATCTGCATGATGCGGCCATCGTTGAAGACGGCAACGCGGTCGGCCATGGACAGCGCCTCGCCCTGATCGTGGGTGACGAAGACGAAGGTGATGCCAAGCGCGCGCTGGAGCAGCTTGAGCTCCTCCTGCATGTTTTCGCGCAGCTTGAGATCGAGCGCGCCGAGCGGTTCGTCGAGCAGCAGCACGCGCGGCTTGTTGACCAGCGCACGCGCCAGCGCCACGCGCTGACGCTGGCCGCCGGAAAGCTGGCTCGGGCGGCGCGCGCCATAGCCGGGAAGCTGCACCAGCTTCAAGGCGTCTTCTGCCTGTTTGGCACGCTCCGTGCGGCCCACGCCCTTGACCATCAGCCCGTAGGCGACATTGTCGAGCACGTTGAGATGCGGAAACAGCGCGTAGTCCTGAAACACCGTGTTGACGTTGCGGCGATAGGGCGGGACGCCCTCGGCGCGCTCGCCGAAGATGGAAATCGAACCCGCCGTCGGCTGCTCGAAGCCGGCGATCAGGCGCAGGCAGGTGGTCTTGCCCGAACCCGACGGGCCGAGCATGGCGAAGAACTCGCCGGGCCGGATATCGAGGTCGACCGCATCGACGGCGCGCACGGCGCCGAAGTGGCGGGAGACTTTTTCGAAGGAGACGGCTGTGGTCATGGCAATGATGTCCAAAGGTGCTCAGTCGGGATCGATACGGCCCGATCGCCGATTGCTGAGGTCGGCGCTGCCCCTCATCCGACCCTTCGGGCCACCTTCTCCCCGTGAACGGGGAGAAGGAAGAAGCGTCAGCGTCGCGGCCAGCCTTCCTCTCCCCGTCACTATACGGAGAGAGGATGCCGGCAGTCAGGTGAGGGGCGGCGCAAGCGCCGGAAGTTAACTGCTCACCGTCCGCCGATCACGCCGATATAGTCCGACACCCAGCGGTAGTAGGGCACGCATTCGCCCTGGCTGGCGCATTTGGCGACGGGGGTCTTCCAGAACTTGATCTTGGCGAAGTCCTCGAAGCCGTTGGTCTTGCAGCCTTCGTCGGTGAGCAGTTCGTTGCCCTTGCAGGCAGCCGGGACGGCCGGGTTGGAGCCGAACCAGGCAGCGAGATCGCCCTGCACCTTGGGCGAGAGCGAATGCTCCATCCACATATAGGCGCAGTTGGGATTGGCGGCGTCGACATGCATCATGGTCGTGTCGGCCCAGCCCGTGGCGCCCTCTTCCGGTATGGTCGAAGCGATCGGCTGTTTTTCCGACTTGAGCAAATTGACCTGGAACGGCCACGAGCCGGAGGCGACGACGCCTTCGTTCTTGAAGTCGTCGACCTGGATCATGGCGTCGTGCCAGTAGCGGCCGGCCAGCGTGCGCTGGACGCGCAGCAGGTCGAGCGCTGCCTTGTACTGGTCTTCATTGAGTTCGTAGGGGTCCTTGATGCCGAGATCGGGCTTGTGCGCCATAAGATAGTTGGCGGCGTCGGCGATGTGGATCGGACCGTCATAGGCCTGGACGCGGCCCTTGTTGGGCTTGCCGTCGGGGAAATCCATCGCCTCGAAGACGACGTTCCAACTCTTGGGCGCTTCCTTGAAGACGTCGGTGTTATACATCAAGACGTTCGGGCCCCACTGGTAGGGCACGCCGTAATGCACCTTGTCGACGGTGAACCAGGGCGCGTTCTGCAAGCGCTCGTCGACGGTTCCCCAGCTCTTGATGAGATCGACATTGACCGGCTGCACGCGCTTGCCGGCGACCAGGCGCAGCGAGGCGTCGCCCGAGGCGGTGACGAGGTCGAAGCCACCCTCGTTCATCAGCGCGACCATTTCGTCGGAGGTGGCGGCGGTCTTGACGTTGACCTTGCAGCCGGAAGATTTCTCGAAGTCCGAGACCCAGTCATAGGCCTTGTCGGTTTCGCCGCGCTCGATATAGCCGGGCCATGCGATGATGTTGACCTGACCTTCGCCCTTGCCGATTTCCTTCAGCATCTCCTGCGCCATCGCCTGGCCGGAAAAGCTCAGCGCCACGGTCAGGGCGGTGCATGTCTTCAGAAAAGATTTCATGAACTTTCTCCCATTTGAAGGGGCCGCTCTGGCTGGCGACGTTAATCCCTGAAATGAAAGGTGATCTGAATCCGAAGCATTCGCAAACGGATTTATCAGAAACACGATATCGGTTTTTCCGATAGGTTACGGTCTTTGCCGTGTTTGCCGCTGCGATTGGGCAATGCCTATGAAATCGCGGGCTGCCTGCGGCAGGCTGGAACCGCGTCGCCAGACCATGCCGACTTGCACGACCGGCAGCGAGCCGGAGATATCGCGCGACTCGATGCGGTCGCCTTCCAGCGACCACGGCCGGTAGACCAGATCGGGCAGCAGCGCCACGCCGGCGCCGGTGGCGACGAGGCTGCGCACCGCTTCCACGGAGCGCGTGCGGAAGGCGACATGCGGGCGCGCACCGAGCGCCACCAGCAGCTTGCCGGTGTTCTCCTCGATTTCGTCGACGGTGAGCATGATCAGCGGTTCGCTGACGATATCGTTGATACCGATGATGTCGGCGCTGGCCAGATGATGGCCGAGCGGCAGCCACAGGCGGTAAGGCGAGACCTCGAGGATTTCGGCCTGCAGCGCCATGCGGTCGCGCAGGTTGGAGATGACCATGACGGCGACATCCAATTCACCGCCGACCAGCAGGTGCTCGAGATAGTCGCCATTGTCCTCGATGGCCGACACGTCGATCGAGGGAAAGGCGCGGCGGTAGCGGGCAAGCAGGTCGGACAGCACATAGCCGGCGACCAGCGATGTGACGCCGAGCTGAAGCCTGCCCGTCGCGCGCTCCTTGTCGTCGGAAAAGGTGCGGCGGGCGTCGGACACGTCAGCCAGAATCTTGGTGGCATGGCGCAGGAACTGATGGCCCTTGTGGGTGATGTTCAGCCCGCGCGGATGGCGCTCAAAAAGCTCGACGCCGAGGTCGCGCTCAAGATCCTTGATCGCCTCGGTGACTGCTGATTGCGAGATGGAAAGGTTCTGCGCAGCACCGGAAACCGTGCCCTGCTCTGCGACCGCGACGAAGAACTGCAACTGCCTGATGGTGAATGCCATGGCGCGAATAAACACGCGCGCTGCAGGAATGGGAAGAGCCGCTCAGCGTCCCCGTCGCCGAAAGGCTACAGCGCGCTGCAACGCGCGGATGCGGCCAACGGCGCCGTAGCGCAGCGCGGCCAGGAATGCCGCCTCCAGCACGAGGACGACCGCAACGATGCGGAAGCCGATCGTCACCGGGTCCTGCCCGGCATCGCGCATGAGATAGCCGGCGCCCAGGAAGGCGGCATTCCAGACCAGGGTGCCGCAGAAGGTGGCGACTATGAACGGCAGGCCCGCAAGCCGCCATGCGCCGGCAGGGATAGCAAGATAGATGCGCACCGTCGGCACGAGCTGGGCCAGAAGCGTCACGCGAAACTGGTTGCCGCGATAGGCCTGCGCCAGCCGCTGATAGGTCGCCTTGGGCAGAAAAAGATATTTGCCGAAGCGCTCGACAAGCCGGCCTGCCCGGTCTGACCCCAGCCAGCGGCCCATGCCGTACCAGAACATCGAGCCGACGGTGGAACCGAGCGCGGTGATCAGCAACAGCGAGGCGAGGGTTTCGCTGTTCGGCGCTGCCGTCATGCCGAGGAACAGCAGCAGCACATGCGAGGGCGGCACGGGCAGTATCTTTTCAGTGAAGGCGAGAACGCCGGCGCCGAGAAGCCCAAGGCCGAGCATCGTCGCTACAGGTCCGATCATCGGATGCGCCAATCATATCTGTTAGCGGTCTCAATCCGGCTTATACGGTAGACAGCCGCCGGGGGGAAGTTTCGAAAGGTGTGGCCGATGCGGGTCGCCTCGAGGTCGAGACGATCAAGCATCGTCTGCTCGATCGGACAGCGCCAGCTATAGGTGAACTGGTAAAGCGCACCACCGGGGCGAAGATTGGCGAAAACGCCTTCTAGGATAGACTGCGTCTTGCGCGGCGGTATCGACAGGAAGGGCAAGCCGCTGATCGCAGCGCCCAAAACCGGCCCCTCGAACAGGGCCAGATGGCGCAAGCCCACGGCATCCATCTCGAACACACGCGCGTCGGGGAAGCGGTGCCTGAGCATGCTGGCGAAGTCGGATCCTGCCTCGATCAAAGTGAGGTTTTCCTCCTTCACGCCACGCGCCAGCAGTGCCCGGGTGAAAGGGCCCGTGCCAGGCCCGAGTTCAAGAACCTGTCCGGTGTCGGCATTTATCTCGCGCGTCATCAGCGCCGCGAGGCTGGGGCTCGACGGCGTGACCGAAGCGACCCGCAATGGCGCCGCAGCCCAGGCCATGAGAAAGGACAAAGTATCACTCGCAGGCATATCGACCCTCAATCCACATGTCGGCAGCAGGCGAATCGACCGCCAGCTTTAATGAGGGCTGTTTGCGACGGGAGGATTACACCGGCATTGCGCGGGAACGAGCCTCACGAAAAAATGCTGGCGTGCGGAAGGTGCATCGCCATTTCAACTTCGCAATGTTTCTGCAATGTTGACGGGATAGCCGGGCGGGACATTGCCTTCGCAAGG
Protein-coding regions in this window:
- a CDS encoding LysR substrate-binding domain-containing protein; translated protein: MAFTIRQLQFFVAVAEQGTVSGAAQNLSISQSAVTEAIKDLERDLGVELFERHPRGLNITHKGHQFLRHATKILADVSDARRTFSDDKERATGRLQLGVTSLVAGYVLSDLLARYRRAFPSIDVSAIEDNGDYLEHLLVGGELDVAVMVISNLRDRMALQAEILEVSPYRLWLPLGHHLASADIIGINDIVSEPLIMLTVDEIEENTGKLLVALGARPHVAFRTRSVEAVRSLVATGAGVALLPDLVYRPWSLEGDRIESRDISGSLPVVQVGMVWRRGSSLPQAARDFIGIAQSQRQTRQRP
- a CDS encoding DedA family protein, translating into MIGPVATMLGLGLLGAGVLAFTEKILPVPPSHVLLLFLGMTAAPNSETLASLLLITALGSTVGSMFWYGMGRWLGSDRAGRLVERFGKYLFLPKATYQRLAQAYRGNQFRVTLLAQLVPTVRIYLAIPAGAWRLAGLPFIVATFCGTLVWNAAFLGAGYLMRDAGQDPVTIGFRIVAVVLVLEAAFLAALRYGAVGRIRALQRAVAFRRRGR
- a CDS encoding ABC transporter permease, which codes for MNTSTALQAHTAPVILPSRGGIAGALSDIFWRKPKLLLLLMLTPPLLWLGVVYLGSLFALLLQSFFSIDDFSGLINREFTLKTYGELLRPANFDIIVRTVTMAACVTLASAVVAFPIGYFAARYARGKWKALFYLGIMLPLWSSYLVKIYAWKLILAKEGILTWLFAKLHLSWLLDAWLSLPYVGGNSLSVSFTGTFIVFVYVWLPFMILPIQAALERVPGNLVEASSDLGATPGQTFRNVLFPLALPGIVAGSIFTFSLTLGDYIIPQIIGTSRLFIGQAVYAQQGTAGNIPLAAAFTVVPVVIMGIYLWAAKRMGAFDAL
- a CDS encoding ABC transporter substrate-binding protein, with protein sequence MKSFLKTCTALTVALSFSGQAMAQEMLKEIGKGEGQVNIIAWPGYIERGETDKAYDWVSDFEKSSGCKVNVKTAATSDEMVALMNEGGFDLVTASGDASLRLVAGKRVQPVNVDLIKSWGTVDERLQNAPWFTVDKVHYGVPYQWGPNVLMYNTDVFKEAPKSWNVVFEAMDFPDGKPNKGRVQAYDGPIHIADAANYLMAHKPDLGIKDPYELNEDQYKAALDLLRVQRTLAGRYWHDAMIQVDDFKNEGVVASGSWPFQVNLLKSEKQPIASTIPEEGATGWADTTMMHVDAANPNCAYMWMEHSLSPKVQGDLAAWFGSNPAVPAACKGNELLTDEGCKTNGFEDFAKIKFWKTPVAKCASQGECVPYYRWVSDYIGVIGGR
- a CDS encoding ABC transporter permease, whose translation is MRSDRHQSAPLGLKIAAGAGLLFLHLPILLIFVYAFTTEEKSYQWPPPGLTTQWLAVAWNRPDVWAALGLSVKVAAVSTAIALVLGTLCAAAVSQTKFFGREVISLLVILPIALPGIITGIALRSAFSLAEIPFSFWTIILGHATFCVVVVYNNAVARFRRTSGSLIEASMDLGADGFQTFRHVVLPNIGTALLAGGMLAFALSFDEVIVTTFTAGQQQTLPIWMLEELVRPRQRPVTNVVAMVVVLVTFLPILAAYYLTRDGDQIAGAGK
- a CDS encoding phospholipid methyltransferase translates to MPASDTLSFLMAWAAAPLRVASVTPSSPSLAALMTREINADTGQVLELGPGTGPFTRALLARGVKEENLTLIEAGSDFASMLRHRFPDARVFEMDAVGLRHLALFEGPVLGAAISGLPFLSIPPRKTQSILEGVFANLRPGGALYQFTYSWRCPIEQTMLDRLDLEATRIGHTFRNFPPAAVYRISRIETANRYDWRIR
- a CDS encoding ABC transporter ATP-binding protein; this encodes MTTAVSFEKVSRHFGAVRAVDAVDLDIRPGEFFAMLGPSGSGKTTCLRLIAGFEQPTAGSISIFGERAEGVPPYRRNVNTVFQDYALFPHLNVLDNVAYGLMVKGVGRTERAKQAEDALKLVQLPGYGARRPSQLSGGQRQRVALARALVNKPRVLLLDEPLGALDLKLRENMQEELKLLQRALGITFVFVTHDQGEALSMADRVAVFNDGRIMQIGTPQDIYERPQSRFVADFVGSSNVLSPDFVARHGGKRRWASLRPEKIRLAEKAGQGVSGTVRARSFLGATNRLTVDAEGTRLHVITPAGQPVPDDGANVSLVWLPADLHLMDEPA